From the genome of Anopheles moucheti chromosome 3, idAnoMoucSN_F20_07, whole genome shotgun sequence, one region includes:
- the LOC128304717 gene encoding protein javelin yields the protein MPRPQVIQIVDSKQQASAPPSVANGADTMRKTSKNGQQTQREFLHKVDSVRSYWSKMLDEVEQLESEGDAIRTEEALLNAKNELLTSSVAASVAAAPVGSTAPYQQSLSKNGNAERKSSIGSATSEASDSSRNTGSTKTASSGQQRQSAAGRNKYSTYQLEPEDDVEDELRFQSFSPTVEIIELDGHKQAALVKPKNAKELDFDHVRYKVMKSEMFQKNLLVNHRKAAQFDGLMQYLQDYSFQELLAHNNVVIIEPVRTKIEKISEKPPQAPAAVCRITNGALGAPPGGKRPAGATTASGIKKHFFYHPIRVNKELLDEELPSPDTVRNVRKLFEGTLRLGTAAKQAYEEAKANGTAGIRKWDSASLSSGVSSSGDLSSPCDCGENEPGAAGTAVAASMETHLAGELESHYVSQDVLEKIRECGSTVTYYGGRVLDKRTEHISTMTRAIMREIRGQDRQCGVCQPHGCLRHTVDDDEDDVEVGEVDEEDEQDEHGGHAHGCPGSLRRPMSGEREGGLGVKFKLVKSNSCSSRLELAGTGKTPPDLLRPNGRMRGRHILPEENSTRCTAEATIEEPEESVRDMVSRLESGNATLTARTTNKPRIIESRCIEKYEPEPAITINNQTTAEGALASDRKSPSGLEPVTVNNHINVVQPVPQPPPIPGPLVIPPLLRGGPAKTLPVCEIPTATASPTTVATSMERPPKVCRNKNVDLAFAATMKQLVGLNGSGTVRQPSAVKKSPSQASVTMESNDQQQSPPESAPTSAASVTKTVTFNFTNGSSETATNGSEESHHTNGAPTHTVDHSENLRPSAIAEQRKADELTSPKLVNWSSIGRFDERQYFANDRKLIEKRKYDDMEFEEFEVLDPNAPPSSEHYDSLNSK from the exons ATGCCACGACCACAGGTGATACAGATAGTGGATTCGAAGCAGCAGGCATCAGCACCGCCGTCCGTTGCGAACGGTGCCGACACGATGCGCAAGACATCCAAGAACGGCCAACAGACGCAGCGCGAGTTCCTGCATAAGGTGGACTCCGTGCGCAGCTACTGGTCGAAGATGCTGGACGAGGTGGAACAGCTCGAATCGGAGGGCGACGCCATCCGGACGGAGGAAGCGTTGctgaatgcaaaaaacgagctGCTGACGAGCAGCGTAGCCGCGTCTGTGGCCGCTGCTCCGGTGGGCTCTACCGCGCCCTACCAGCAATCGCTGTCAAAAAACGGTAACGCCGAGCGGAAGTCCAGCATCGGCTCGGCGACATCGGAAGCATCGGACAGCTCCAGGAACACCGGTTCCACCAAGACGGCCTCGAGCGGCCAGCAGCGTCAGTCGGCGGCCGGCCGGAACAAGTACTCCACCTACCAGCTCGAACCGGAGGACGACGTGGAGGACGAGCTGCGCTTTCAGAGCTTCAGCCCGACGGTCGAGATAATCGAGCTGGACGGGCACAAGCAGGCCGCACTGGTGAAGCCGAAGAACGCGAAGGAGCTCGACTTCGACCACGTGCGCTACAAGGTGATGAAGTCGGAGATGTTTCAAAAAAACTTGCTGGTAAACCATCGGAAAGCGGCTCAGTTCGATGGTTTAATGCAGTACCTACAGGATTACAGCTTTCAGGAGCTGCTTGCTCACAACAACGTTGTAATCATCGAGCCGGTCCGCACGAAGATCGAGAAAATCTCGGAAAAGCCGCCCCAGGCACCGGCGGCCGTCTGTCGGATCACGAACGGTGCGTTGGGGGCACCACCCGGTGGCAAACGTCCGGCCGGTGCGACGACCGCGTCCGGCATCAAGAAGCACTTCTTCTACCATCCGATCCGGGTAAACAAGGAGCTGCTGGACGAGGAACTGCCCAGCCCGGACACGGTGCGCAATGTGCGCAAATTGTTCGAGGGCACATTGCGGCTTGGAACGGCCGCCAAACAGGCATACGAAGAAGCGAAGGCGAACGGAACGGCAG GCATCCGCAAATGGGACTCTGCCAGCCTGTCGAGCGGTGTATCGTCCAGCGGTGACCTAAGCTCCCCGTGCGACTGTGGCGAGAATGAGCCGGGCGCCGCTGGTACGGCGGTAGCAGCCAGCATGGAAACGCACCTGGCCGGTGAGCTGGAGTCGCACTACGTCAGCCAGGACGTGCTGGAGAAGATACGCGAGTGCGGTTCAACCGTCACCTACTACGGTGGCCGCGTGCTGGACAAGCGCACCGAGCACATCAGCACGATGACCCGCGCCATTATGCGGGAGATACGCGGCCAGGATCGGCAGTGTGGCGTGTGCCAACCGCACGGTTGCCTCCGGCACACCGTCGATGATGACGAGGATGATGTGGAGGTGGGCGAGGTGGACGAGGAGGATGAACAGGACGAACACGGCGGGCATGCACACGGTTGCCCCGGTAGTCTGCGGAGGCCGATGTCTGGCGAACGGGAAGGTGGATTAG GTGTTAAATTCAAGCTGGTCAAATCGAATAGCTGTAGCAGCCGGCTAGAACTAGCCGGAACCGGCAAAACACCGCCGGATCTACTGCGACCGAACGGACGCATGCGCGGTCGTCATATCCTCCCGGAGGAAAACTCCACCCGCTGCACGGCCGAGGCGACAATCGAGGAGCCGGAGGAGAGTGTACGAGATATGGTCAGTAGGCTGGAGAGTGGGAACGCTACGCTTACCGCACGCACCACCAACAAACCACGCATCATCGAGTCGCGATGTATTGAGAAGTACGAACCCGAACCGGCCATCACGATCAACAACCAGACGACGGCGGAAGGTGCGCTCGCTAGTGACCGGAAGTCGCCCAGCGGGCTGGAACCAGTCACCGTCAACAATCACATCAACGTTGTGCAACCGGTGCCACAGCCACCACCGATTCCGGGTCCACTAGTGATACCACCGCTACTGAGGGGAGGCCCAGCAAAAACGCTGCCGGTTTGTGAGATACCAACGGCAACGGCATCTCCCACGACCGTTGCCACCTCCATGGAACGTCCGCCCAAAGTTTGCCGCAACAAAAATGTGGATCTTGCGTTTGCGGCCACCATGAAGCAGCTGGTCGGCTTGAATGGCAGCGGCACGGTAAGACAACCGTCCGCAGTCAAGAAGTCCCCATCGCAGGCATCGGTCACCATGGAGTCGAACGACCAGCAGCAGTCACCACCGGAGAGTGCACCAACGAGTGCCGCTTCCGTGACCAAAACGGTCACCTTTAACTTCACCAACGGGTCGTCCGAAACGGCCACCAACGGGAGCGAGGAGTCGCACCATACGAATGGGGCGCCAACGCACACGGTGGACCACAGCGAGAATCTGCGACCGAGCGCCATTGCCGAGCAGCGTAAGGCGGACGAGCTGACGTCCCCGAAGCTGGTCAACTGGAGCAGTATTGGACGGTTTGACGAGCGGCAGTACTTCGCCAACGACCGGAAGCTGATCGAGAAGCGCAAATACGACGACATGGAGTTCGAGGAGTTTGAGGTGCTCGATCCAAATGCTCCCCCCTCTTCGGAGCATTACGATAGTCTCAACAGCAAGTAA